A genomic window from Pecten maximus chromosome 6, xPecMax1.1, whole genome shotgun sequence includes:
- the LOC117329451 gene encoding testis-specific zinc finger protein topi-like isoform X2, whose product MSTFVHFLTVLRRSRGLIDWKFTSVHTRERCTVDGCGMTFTLVQNLKKHTKRKHMQRQFTCEYDGCGKSFKKNQHLKVHEFEHTKIKPFLCSYEGCGMRFLVPSKLHRHEKVHTGYKCDELGCNESFSKWTLLRKHKATQHALERKCPQCGKTFSTRQWLRQHMSVHSSERELFACPRDNCGRSYLNQRNLHAHIRSYHDGNRIECPYPDCHRRFTTEQKLKQHQDVHNPNKPPPKKRSRKTKQKNIAAVLSGVKEKDLHDVDDITTPIEDRLIDVTAITHEDKLNKDSHKAVITATQDLENRLIDDSQEGDVPATQSRLNKDSHKDGVVTPQEKLNKDSHKDGAVIPQKKLNKDSHKDGVVTPQEKLNKDSHKDGVVIPQEKLNKDSHKDGVVIPQEKLNKDSHKDGVVTPQEKLNSHSITTSQQNGQCNGQKDETFVEMRDCFVNVELGEEKGNSAEETEQSGGEIVDVSVSCKTPVPCEDTDSVLTDECSMLESDCHSKSSSDSDSGNLTSDSISLTSDQQSETHVSSTGSIDKMCTCFCDERQALEVAADDLGGEPSVLQRLCVSSSCLLETQCNCQESHKHTRHSSGRIQEKRRNEMYDL is encoded by the exons ATGAGTACATTTGTCCATTTCCTGACTGTTTTAAGACGTTCTCGAGGCCTAATCGACTGGAAATTCACCAGCGTTCACACACGGGAGAG GTGTACAGTGGATGGATGTggaatgaccttcaccttggtGCAAAATCTCAAAAAACACACCAAAAGGAAACATATGCAGCGTCAGTTCACA TGTGAATATGATGGATGTGGAAAATCCTTCAAGAAGAATCAACACCTCAAAGTTCATGAGTTTGAACACACAAAAATCAAACCTTTTCT GTGCTCATATGAGGGATGTGGCATGAGGTTTCTGGTGCCAAGCAAATTACACCGGCATGAAAAAGTGCAT ACAGGATACAAATGTGATGAATTGGGATGCAATGAATCTTTCTCCAAGTGGACACTACTAAGGAAACATAAAGCCACACAACATGCACTGG AGAGAAAGTGTCCACAGTGTGGGAAAACCTTCAGTACCAGACAATGGCTAAGGCAACATATGAGTGTTCATTCGTCTGAGCGTGAACTTTTTGCCTGTCCCCGTGATAACTGTGGGCGTTCCTATCTCAATCAACGAAATCTTCATGCCCACATCCGCTCATACCACGATGGCAACCGTATAGAGTGTCCATACCCAGATTGTCACAGGCGCTTCACCACTGAG cAAAAGCTTAAGCAACATCAAGATGTACATAACCCCAATAAACCACCCCCTAAG AAAAGATCAAggaaaaccaaacaaaaaaatatagctGCTGTTCTTTCTGGTGTGAAAGAGAAAGATTTGCATGATGTGGATGATATAACAACCCCCATAGAGGATAGACTGATTGATGTAACAGCCATCACCCACGAGGATAAGCTAAATAAAGATTCGCACAAGGCTGTTATCACAGCTACACAAGACCTAGAGAATAGACTGATTGATGATTCCCAGGAGGGGGATGTCCCAGCCACACAAAGTAGGCTAAATAAGGACTCCCACAAGGACGGTGTTGTGACCCCACAGGAAAAACTAAATAAGGACTCCCACAAGGACGGTGCTGTGATCCCACAGAAAAAACTAAATAAGGACTCCCACAAGGACGGTGTTGTGACCCCACAGGAAAAGCTAAATAAGGACTCACACAAGGACGGTGTTGTGATCCCACAGGAAAAACTAAATAAGGACTCACACAAGGACGGTGTTGTGATCCCACAGGAAAAACTAAATAAGGACTCCCACAAGGACGGTGTTGTGACCCCACAGGAAAAACTTAATTCACACAGCATTACAACCTCACAGCAGAACGGACAGTGTAACGGTCAGAAGGACGAGACTTTTGTAGAGATGAGAGACTGTTTTGTAAATGTAGAGTTAGGTGAAGAGAAGGGAAATAGTGCTGAGGAAACAGAGCAGAGTGGTGGAGAGATTGTAGATGTTAGTGTTAGTTGTAAGACCCCAGTTCCATGTGAGGATACAGACTCTGTGCTAACTGATGAGTGTAGTATGTTGGAGAGTGACTGTCATAGTAAGTCTTCTAGTGATTCAGACTCGGGAAATCTGACCTCAGACTCGATAAGTTTGACCTCAGACCAACAATCTGAGACTCATGTGTCTTCAACTGGTTCAATAGAcaaaatgtgtacatgtttCTGTGATGAACGTCAAGCGCTTGAAGTAGCAGCTGATGATTTAGGAGGGGAGCCCAGTGTTCTCCAACGTCTGTGTGTTTCCTCGTCATGCTTATTGGAGACACAATGTAATTGTCAAGAGtcacacaaacatacaagaCATTCATCTGGTCGTATTCAAGAGAAGAGAAGGAACGAAATGTATGATCTGTAA
- the LOC117329451 gene encoding oocyte zinc finger protein XlCOF28-like isoform X1 yields the protein MASECDVTTTHEYICPFPDCFKTFSRPNRLEIHQRSHTGEKPFKCIVPGCGKKYARSSHLRRHEENSHELNGVPVPQKQVRCTVDGCGMTFTLVQNLKKHTKRKHMQRQFTCEYDGCGKSFKKNQHLKVHEFEHTKIKPFLCSYEGCGMRFLVPSKLHRHEKVHTGYKCDELGCNESFSKWTLLRKHKATQHALERKCPQCGKTFSTRQWLRQHMSVHSSERELFACPRDNCGRSYLNQRNLHAHIRSYHDGNRIECPYPDCHRRFTTEQKLKQHQDVHNPNKPPPKKRSRKTKQKNIAAVLSGVKEKDLHDVDDITTPIEDRLIDVTAITHEDKLNKDSHKAVITATQDLENRLIDDSQEGDVPATQSRLNKDSHKDGVVTPQEKLNKDSHKDGAVIPQKKLNKDSHKDGVVTPQEKLNKDSHKDGVVIPQEKLNKDSHKDGVVIPQEKLNKDSHKDGVVTPQEKLNSHSITTSQQNGQCNGQKDETFVEMRDCFVNVELGEEKGNSAEETEQSGGEIVDVSVSCKTPVPCEDTDSVLTDECSMLESDCHSKSSSDSDSGNLTSDSISLTSDQQSETHVSSTGSIDKMCTCFCDERQALEVAADDLGGEPSVLQRLCVSSSCLLETQCNCQESHKHTRHSSGRIQEKRRNEMYDL from the exons ATGGCGTCTGAATGTGACGTTACGACAACCCATGAGTACATTTGTCCATTTCCTGACTGTTTTAAGACGTTCTCGAGGCCTAATCGACTGGAAATTCACCAGCGTTCACACACGGGAGAG AAACCCTTTAAGTGTATAGTTCCAGGCTGTGGAAAGAAGTATGCTCGTTCATCTCATCTACGCAGGCATGAAGAAAACAGTCATGAACTCAATGGGGTACCTGTACCACAGAAGCAAGTTAG GTGTACAGTGGATGGATGTggaatgaccttcaccttggtGCAAAATCTCAAAAAACACACCAAAAGGAAACATATGCAGCGTCAGTTCACA TGTGAATATGATGGATGTGGAAAATCCTTCAAGAAGAATCAACACCTCAAAGTTCATGAGTTTGAACACACAAAAATCAAACCTTTTCT GTGCTCATATGAGGGATGTGGCATGAGGTTTCTGGTGCCAAGCAAATTACACCGGCATGAAAAAGTGCAT ACAGGATACAAATGTGATGAATTGGGATGCAATGAATCTTTCTCCAAGTGGACACTACTAAGGAAACATAAAGCCACACAACATGCACTGG AGAGAAAGTGTCCACAGTGTGGGAAAACCTTCAGTACCAGACAATGGCTAAGGCAACATATGAGTGTTCATTCGTCTGAGCGTGAACTTTTTGCCTGTCCCCGTGATAACTGTGGGCGTTCCTATCTCAATCAACGAAATCTTCATGCCCACATCCGCTCATACCACGATGGCAACCGTATAGAGTGTCCATACCCAGATTGTCACAGGCGCTTCACCACTGAG cAAAAGCTTAAGCAACATCAAGATGTACATAACCCCAATAAACCACCCCCTAAG AAAAGATCAAggaaaaccaaacaaaaaaatatagctGCTGTTCTTTCTGGTGTGAAAGAGAAAGATTTGCATGATGTGGATGATATAACAACCCCCATAGAGGATAGACTGATTGATGTAACAGCCATCACCCACGAGGATAAGCTAAATAAAGATTCGCACAAGGCTGTTATCACAGCTACACAAGACCTAGAGAATAGACTGATTGATGATTCCCAGGAGGGGGATGTCCCAGCCACACAAAGTAGGCTAAATAAGGACTCCCACAAGGACGGTGTTGTGACCCCACAGGAAAAACTAAATAAGGACTCCCACAAGGACGGTGCTGTGATCCCACAGAAAAAACTAAATAAGGACTCCCACAAGGACGGTGTTGTGACCCCACAGGAAAAGCTAAATAAGGACTCACACAAGGACGGTGTTGTGATCCCACAGGAAAAACTAAATAAGGACTCACACAAGGACGGTGTTGTGATCCCACAGGAAAAACTAAATAAGGACTCCCACAAGGACGGTGTTGTGACCCCACAGGAAAAACTTAATTCACACAGCATTACAACCTCACAGCAGAACGGACAGTGTAACGGTCAGAAGGACGAGACTTTTGTAGAGATGAGAGACTGTTTTGTAAATGTAGAGTTAGGTGAAGAGAAGGGAAATAGTGCTGAGGAAACAGAGCAGAGTGGTGGAGAGATTGTAGATGTTAGTGTTAGTTGTAAGACCCCAGTTCCATGTGAGGATACAGACTCTGTGCTAACTGATGAGTGTAGTATGTTGGAGAGTGACTGTCATAGTAAGTCTTCTAGTGATTCAGACTCGGGAAATCTGACCTCAGACTCGATAAGTTTGACCTCAGACCAACAATCTGAGACTCATGTGTCTTCAACTGGTTCAATAGAcaaaatgtgtacatgtttCTGTGATGAACGTCAAGCGCTTGAAGTAGCAGCTGATGATTTAGGAGGGGAGCCCAGTGTTCTCCAACGTCTGTGTGTTTCCTCGTCATGCTTATTGGAGACACAATGTAATTGTCAAGAGtcacacaaacatacaagaCATTCATCTGGTCGTATTCAAGAGAAGAGAAGGAACGAAATGTATGATCTGTAA